The Trichoderma atroviride chromosome 5, complete sequence genome contains a region encoding:
- a CDS encoding uncharacterized protein (EggNog:ENOG41): MGSNLVELADRLLKNGANKVLPTPRRVRVVFNQTTIVDTTKALWVWEHEWYPQFYIPSSEIKDSTLSDSQSIKSEGTAKTATIVKLTVPAKAGVPEKTTDRVLRFDNDPSLGDLAGLVRLEFGAMDTWLEEDVRIIGHPKDPFKRLDFLHSTRPFEVRIDGKTIAKSSYAIHLHETSLKTRYYVPLASIDPSLLRPSTTTSVCPYKGIAEYYNVVLDGKEYKDIVWYYNYPIQESIAIAGLISFYNEKVEILLDGKAV; encoded by the exons ATGGGATCCAA TCTCGTCGAGCTCGCAGACCGTCTGCTTAAGAATGGCGCCAACAAGGTTCTCCCCACGCCTCGCCGAGTTCGCGTCGTCTTCAACCAGACCACCATTGTAGACACGACTAAAGCACTCTGGGTTTGGGAACATGAATGGTACCCTCAGTTTTACATCCCTTCTTCCGAGATCAAGGACAGCACTCTCAGCGATAGTCAATCCATCAAGAGCGAAGGCACTGCGAAGACCGCGACCATTGTTAAACTCACCGTTCCAGCAAAGGCGGGCGTTCCGGAGAAGACTACGGATCGAGTACTGAGGTTTGACAATGATCCCAGCTTGGGAGACTTGGCAGGCCTTGTGAGATTGGAATTCGGTGCGATGG ACACCTGGCTTGAGGAAGACGTCCGTATCATTGGCCACCCCAAGGACCCGTTCAAGCGCCTCGACTTCCTCCACTCCACTCGTCCTTTCGAAGTCCGCATCGACGGCAAGACTATCGCCAAATCCTCCTACGCCATCCACCTTCACGAGACCAGCCTCAAAACTCGCTACTACGTCCCCCTCGCGTCCATTGATCCATCTCTGCTGCGACCCAGCACTACTACCTCAGTCTGTCCCTATAAGGGTATTGCAGAGTACTACAATGTCGTCCTAGATGGAAAGGAGTACAAGGATATCGTCTGGTATTATAACTACCCGATTCAAGAGAGCATTGCCATTGCAGGCTTAATTTCGTTTTATAACGAGAAAGTGGAGATTCTGTTGGACGGCAAGGCAGTATAG